One window from the genome of Haladaptatus paucihalophilus DX253 encodes:
- the folP gene encoding dihydropteroate synthase has translation MDYHEAANFLFDLRRFRPKPGTDSTADLLAHLDDPHDGVRFVQVAGSNGKGSTARMTEQVLREAGLSVGLYTSPHFDDVRERITVDGRKITEAAMVEYVEAVSEYVTERATHGNSPTFFEGMTALALWYFGREDVDVAVLEVGIGGRYDATSVVDPVASAVTSVTLEHTGIIGETVEEIATDKAHVAPEDAPLVTGATGDALDAVRKQAGDVLVVGDGEDSDVRATYEGRTNHTEAAISLSGPDWNLETSIPLLGEYQAQNAGIAAVLARQVADVTDTELARGLRKGFWPGRFEVMGTDPLVALDGAHNPGACAALADTIAEFDYDDLHFVFGAMHDKDVEGMANALPTPDHVVATHANIDRAEDEAVIARVFEDRGVEHVERIRSVESALESALAAADEDDFVLVVGSLFAVAEARTRWTRAEIPKQIADMDDAREALETSHVTHTENVRIRGKAVHRVVKTRVQTRQARRIKEEMLALGGECARSGLKDRDDENIDVLLMGTLTQYKRLAEALDDGPYGLSLFADDIRETLGIRRSDSDGDGDGRDHGFPWEGRTAVMGILNVTPDSFHDGGQYEAHEDAIDRAERMVEAGADVIDIGGESTRPGAEEVSNEEEIERIVPVIERISDLDAMISVDTRKADVARAALEAGADILNDVSGLEDPEMRFVAAEYDAPLVVMHSLDAPVVPEHTVEYDDVVEDVIAELEERVLLAEKAGLDRSKIIVDPGLGFGKAPAESFELLGRTGELHALDCPVLIGHSHKSMFEPIADEDRMAATVAGTTIAAERGADIVRVHDVPENVAAVRAVEAANADREE, from the coding sequence ATGGACTACCACGAGGCGGCGAACTTTCTTTTCGACTTGCGGCGGTTCCGTCCGAAGCCGGGGACGGACTCCACCGCGGACCTCCTCGCGCACCTCGACGACCCGCACGACGGGGTTCGATTCGTGCAGGTCGCGGGGTCGAACGGCAAGGGCAGCACGGCTCGGATGACGGAGCAAGTCCTCCGCGAAGCGGGACTGTCGGTCGGCCTGTACACGTCGCCGCACTTCGACGACGTTCGTGAGCGAATCACCGTCGATGGGCGTAAAATCACCGAGGCGGCGATGGTCGAGTACGTCGAAGCCGTCTCGGAGTACGTGACCGAACGGGCGACTCACGGCAACTCGCCGACGTTCTTCGAGGGGATGACCGCGCTGGCGCTCTGGTACTTCGGGCGCGAGGACGTGGACGTCGCCGTCCTCGAAGTCGGCATCGGCGGGCGGTACGACGCGACGAGCGTCGTGGACCCCGTCGCCTCGGCGGTCACCAGCGTCACGCTCGAACACACGGGCATCATCGGCGAGACGGTGGAGGAAATCGCCACGGACAAGGCACACGTCGCGCCAGAGGACGCCCCGCTCGTCACCGGCGCGACGGGGGACGCCCTCGACGCGGTTCGAAAACAGGCGGGCGACGTGCTCGTCGTCGGCGACGGCGAGGACAGCGACGTGCGGGCGACCTACGAAGGACGGACGAATCACACCGAGGCGGCCATCTCGCTGTCGGGTCCGGACTGGAACCTCGAAACCTCGATTCCGCTGCTCGGCGAGTATCAAGCCCAAAATGCGGGTATCGCCGCGGTGCTCGCCCGGCAGGTCGCCGACGTGACCGACACCGAACTCGCCCGCGGGCTTCGAAAGGGGTTCTGGCCCGGCCGGTTCGAAGTGATGGGGACGGACCCGCTCGTCGCGCTCGACGGGGCGCACAACCCCGGTGCGTGTGCCGCCCTCGCCGACACCATCGCGGAGTTCGACTACGACGACCTCCACTTCGTTTTCGGCGCGATGCACGACAAGGACGTCGAAGGGATGGCGAACGCGCTCCCGACGCCAGATCACGTCGTCGCCACCCACGCGAACATCGACCGCGCGGAGGACGAAGCGGTCATCGCGCGGGTGTTCGAGGACCGCGGCGTGGAGCACGTCGAACGAATTCGCTCGGTCGAGAGCGCCCTCGAGAGCGCGCTCGCGGCGGCCGACGAGGACGATTTCGTCCTCGTCGTCGGGTCGCTGTTCGCCGTGGCGGAGGCGCGGACCCGCTGGACGCGGGCCGAAATTCCGAAGCAAATCGCCGACATGGACGACGCGCGCGAGGCGTTGGAAACCAGCCACGTGACACACACCGAGAACGTCAGAATTCGCGGAAAAGCGGTTCATCGCGTCGTCAAAACCCGCGTTCAGACCCGGCAGGCACGGCGCATCAAAGAGGAGATGCTCGCCCTCGGCGGCGAGTGTGCGCGCTCCGGGCTCAAAGACCGGGACGACGAGAACATCGATGTGCTGTTGATGGGCACGCTGACCCAGTACAAACGGCTCGCGGAGGCGCTCGACGACGGACCATACGGCCTGTCGCTCTTCGCCGACGACATCCGGGAGACGCTCGGCATCCGGCGGTCGGATTCCGACGGGGACGGAGACGGCCGCGACCACGGCTTCCCGTGGGAGGGTCGAACCGCCGTGATGGGGATCCTCAACGTGACGCCGGACAGCTTCCACGACGGCGGCCAGTACGAGGCACACGAGGACGCCATCGACCGCGCCGAGCGGATGGTCGAGGCGGGCGCGGACGTCATCGACATCGGCGGCGAGAGCACGCGTCCCGGCGCGGAGGAAGTATCGAACGAAGAGGAAATAGAACGCATCGTCCCCGTCATCGAGCGAATCAGCGACCTCGACGCCATGATTTCCGTCGATACTCGCAAGGCCGACGTCGCCCGCGCCGCGCTGGAAGCGGGCGCGGACATCCTGAACGACGTGTCCGGGTTGGAAGACCCCGAGATGCGATTCGTCGCCGCGGAGTACGACGCGCCGTTGGTCGTCATGCACAGCCTCGACGCGCCGGTGGTTCCGGAGCACACGGTGGAGTACGACGACGTAGTCGAGGACGTCATCGCGGAACTGGAAGAGCGCGTCCTGCTCGCCGAGAAGGCCGGACTCGACCGGAGCAAGATAATCGTCGACCCCGGACTCGGCTTCGGCAAGGCTCCCGCGGAGAGTTTCGAACTCCTCGGTCGGACGGGCGAACTGCACGCCCTCGACTGTCCCGTCCTCATCGGACATTCGCACAAATCCATGTTCGAACCCATCGCGGACGAGGACCGAATGGCCGCGACGGTCGCCGGGACGACCATCGCGGCCGAACGCGGGGCGGACATCGTTCGAGTGCACGACGTGCCGGAGAACGTCGCCGCCGTCCGCGCCGTCGAGGCGGCCAACGCGGACCGCGAGGAGTAG
- a CDS encoding ABC transporter permease has translation MSFFDQFGNPDVLRGLGQVAVASALALVVLVVSAVRNLDLETELGRSFVRGFVQVIAMGSVIGVLFSVSLAWSGLVLVAMMGIAAWISKDRGEDVPGVFRVSLVGIAFGSGLVIVTMVAAGAIEATVRNLIPVGGMVIANAMKTNSLALDRFKGEIESNRAEIEAVLALGVAPENVVSEYVTTSVRASLIPMVESLKSLGLVYIPGMMSGMILAGANPIYAAEYQFVIMAMLFAAGGLTSMASTLLVGRYAFTEAEQLKPFDGGEASAG, from the coding sequence GTGAGCTTTTTCGACCAGTTCGGAAACCCGGACGTGCTCCGGGGACTCGGACAGGTCGCCGTCGCGTCGGCGTTGGCGCTGGTCGTCCTCGTCGTCTCGGCGGTCCGAAACCTCGACCTCGAAACGGAACTCGGGCGGTCGTTCGTCCGCGGGTTCGTGCAGGTGATAGCGATGGGGTCGGTCATCGGCGTGCTCTTCTCGGTGAGCCTCGCGTGGAGCGGGCTGGTGCTCGTGGCGATGATGGGAATCGCCGCGTGGATTTCGAAGGACCGCGGCGAGGACGTTCCCGGCGTCTTCCGGGTCTCGCTCGTCGGCATCGCGTTCGGGTCGGGGCTCGTTATCGTCACGATGGTCGCCGCGGGCGCGATAGAGGCGACCGTTCGGAACCTGATTCCGGTCGGCGGGATGGTCATCGCGAACGCCATGAAAACCAACTCGCTCGCGCTGGACCGGTTCAAGGGGGAGATAGAATCGAACCGCGCGGAAATCGAGGCCGTCCTCGCGCTGGGCGTCGCGCCCGAGAACGTCGTCTCGGAGTACGTGACGACGAGCGTCAGAGCATCCTTGATTCCGATGGTGGAGTCGCTGAAGAGCCTCGGACTCGTCTACATCCCCGGCATGATGTCCGGGATGATTCTGGCGGGCGCGAACCCCATCTACGCCGCCGAGTACCAGTTCGTCATCATGGCGATGCTGTTCGCCGCCGGGGGACTGACGAGCATGGCGAGTACCCTGCTTGTCGGTCGCTACGCGTTCACCGAGGCCGAGCAGTTGAAACCGTTCGACGGGGGAGAGGCGAGCGCGGGATAG
- a CDS encoding ABC transporter ATP-binding protein, whose amino-acid sequence MATKLETERLTRVVGGDRIVDGVSISVSEGDVLAVLGPSGSGKSSLLRLLNRLDEPTDGTVFLDGTDYRDLPPREVRRRIGIVPQSPALRDGTVFENVTIGPRLRGETVTDGTVEELLGRMNLDGYADRDVADLSGGEAQRVAIARTLVTEPEVLLLDEPTSSLDSSSEERVEALLEGLVRETDLTTVLVTHDESQARRLADRVALLEDGRLESVGPVSEVMA is encoded by the coding sequence ATGGCGACCAAACTCGAAACCGAACGACTCACGCGAGTCGTCGGCGGGGACCGAATCGTCGATGGCGTTTCCATCTCGGTGTCCGAGGGGGACGTACTCGCGGTGCTCGGTCCATCCGGGTCGGGCAAGTCTTCGCTCCTTCGGCTCCTCAACCGGCTCGACGAACCGACCGACGGAACCGTGTTTCTCGACGGGACGGATTACCGCGACCTTCCGCCCCGGGAAGTCCGTCGCCGAATCGGCATCGTCCCCCAGTCGCCCGCGCTCCGGGACGGGACGGTCTTCGAGAACGTGACCATCGGCCCGCGGCTTCGCGGTGAGACGGTCACGGACGGAACCGTCGAAGAATTGCTGGGACGGATGAACCTCGACGGCTACGCCGACCGGGACGTCGCGGACCTGTCGGGCGGCGAGGCACAACGCGTCGCCATCGCCCGGACGCTCGTCACCGAACCCGAGGTGCTCCTGCTCGACGAACCGACGTCGAGCCTCGATTCGTCGTCCGAGGAACGGGTCGAAGCGCTCCTCGAAGGACTCGTCCGCGAAACCGACCTGACGACGGTCCTCGTCACCCACGACGAGTCGCAAGCGCGTCGGCTGGCGGACCGCGTGGCGCTGCTCGAAGACGGACGGCTCGAATCGGTCGGACCGGTGTCGGAGGTGATGGCGTGA